tctacaaatccctggttatgacctttggcttaacaaacgcccctgccgcctttcagcatttcatgaacaagctattcaaggatttgctagatgtatgcgtcatcatctaccttgatgacatcctgatatactctaaggatgacgcatcacacACGCAACACGTTCACAAGGTCCTGAAGCAActaatggagaaccaactgttctgcaaggcgtcCAAGTGCACATTCCACgttacctctgtggaatacctgggaatcattgtctcagataagggtttcagcctggataagctcaaaatccaggcggtacaagaatggccggtacccactaaggtcaaagaagtccaattgtttcTAGGATTTGCTAACTTCCTTTGTTGTTTTGtcgccaactttagccacatggctaggccgttacataacctagtcaagaaagacacgcTGTGGAAGTGGGAcaccaaggaacaagaagccttccaaggattaaaggttgccatcaccaacgccccggttCTTTGCCACGCCGATCCATCCAGaccctacttcctggaaacagatgcctcCGGCGCAGCTCTAGgctccatactcagtcaacaacaggaagatggCCACTTGCACCCACTAGGGTTCCTATCAGAGtccttcaaaggtgccaaacagaactacaacacccacaataaggaactccttgcaatcatacattcctttgagtactggcggaTCTTCTTAGAAGGAACCAAGCACCCAATCACCGTGTTTACCAACCACCGCAACctagaatactggaaggaatcccgcacattcaaccaacgccacgcacaatggcacttactccttgccgggtataacttccaaattgtatacAGGCCAGGTAAACAATtgggaaaaccagatgccttgtCACAACAATTGGATCACGCAGACATCCCACCAGAACCCCAGTCTATGTTGCCAGATCCAGTGTTTGCCAACATTGCCTTAGTTACACCGGAGAAAGaactacaacgccagattgagtcATCCTTGGACCAGGACAAATCACTGCAGGAAATCCTCCAGTTCCTACAAAGCAAGTCCAAAGCacccccttccatcaaacgtgcgttcaaggattacaagatggaggctggcctacttttctaccaaggacggattgtagtccctgacgttggaacaCTAAGGACGGACCTACTCtgcatcttccacaacagtcccttggcaggacacccgggAAGACAGTGTACCCTGGAGTTGGTATCAAGAAGCTATtattggcctggcatccaagctgacacctactggcatgtggattcctgcaaaacttgtcaacaaatcaggaagcccaaataCGCGTCCATTCCCCTTCAGCCTCTTGAACTCCCCGTCAGACCCTGGCAGCACGtgtcttacaacatgatagtagacctccCTAAGGACAGAAGCAACAACTCTATCCTAGTAATTATTGACAGCTTCACAAAGTACGtgttgtgcaccactgtaaggtgggcccACGCTGGTGGAATGGGcacttaaggccgtactactacaagcaacacgtatgtaatctaactaataaggctatactacttcagcttaag
The Rhizoctonia solani chromosome 8, complete sequence DNA segment above includes these coding regions:
- a CDS encoding Retrotransposable element Tf2 protein, translating into MHEANCGLGFLLVMDTAILGLKWLDAHNPEIDWNQRTLSFPHAPPEHVAIAEEEEADQNPLEGVPPKYHQYAKVFGEEEFNKLPPHRHYDIGIELTEEGPLNSLLYSMTDAKSATLKDWLRDELKAGKIRPSKSSISSPVMFVPKKDGSRHLVVDYCCLNNRTKKNIYLLPCPDNLMAQLCGAKVFTKLDLRWGYNNVRVKEGDKWKTAFQTTYGLYKSLVMTFGLTNAPAAFQHFMNKLFKDLLDVCVIIYLDDILIYSKDDASHTQHVHKVLKQLMENQLFCKASKCTFHVTSVEYLGIIVSDKGFSLDKLKIQAVQEWPVPTKVKEVQLFLGFANFLCCFVANFSHMARPLHNLVKKDTLWKWDTKEQEAFQGLKVAITNAPVLCHADPSRPYFLETDASGAALGSILSQQQEDGHLHPLGFLSESFKGAKQNYNTHNKELLAIIHSFEYWRIFLEGTKHPITVFTNHRNLEYWKESRTFNQRHAQWHLLLAGYNFQIVYRPGKQLGKPDALSQQLDHADIPPEPQSMLPDPVFANIALVTPEKELQRQIESSLDQDKSLQEILQFLQSKSKAPPSIKRAFKDYKMEAGLLFYQGRIVVPDVGTLRTDLLCIFHNSPLAGHPGRQCTLELVSRSYYWPGIQADTYWHVDSCKTCQQIRKPKYASIPLQPLELPVRPWQHVSYNMIVDLPKDRSNNSILVIIDSFTKYVLCTTVRWAHAGGMGT